Proteins from a genomic interval of Deltaproteobacteria bacterium:
- a CDS encoding cytochrome C, whose protein sequence is MGSLVWCSLKLASVWAAEKTYVGSEACQECHEDEYKSFKTYAKKAHSYESISSMRKNLTDAEFRTCFECHTTGFGKPGGFQSLQDTPHLKNAGCEVCHGPGSLHIESEDPEDLKKNLTAKDCETCHSQERVAAFDYKPLIHGGAH, encoded by the coding sequence ATGGGGAGTCTTGTATGGTGTTCCTTAAAGCTTGCATCTGTCTGGGCTGCAGAGAAAACCTATGTTGGCTCGGAGGCCTGCCAGGAGTGCCATGAAGACGAATACAAAAGCTTTAAAACATACGCCAAAAAGGCCCATTCTTATGAAAGCATCTCAAGTATGAGAAAAAACCTCACTGACGCCGAGTTTCGCACGTGTTTTGAGTGCCATACGACCGGATTTGGAAAGCCGGGCGGCTTTCAGTCCTTACAGGATACACCTCACCTAAAGAATGCAGGATGCGAGGTATGCCATGGCCCAGGAAGTCTTCATATAGAATCCGAGGACCCTGAGGATCTCAAGAAGAACCTGACAGCAAAGGACTGCGAGACGTGTCACAGCCAAGAACGAGTAGCTGCCTTTGATTACAAGCCCCTGATCCATGGCGGGGCGCACTGA